In Flavobacterium gelatinilyticum, a genomic segment contains:
- a CDS encoding RsmB/NOP family class I SAM-dependent RNA methyltransferase produces MRLHRNLVYTTIDSLNAIFNEGEYADKVVARALKKDKRWGSSDRKFVAETIYEIVRWKRLYAEIAEVKEPYDRDNLWRMFAVWAVLRGYPIPDWRQLEGTPERKIKGRFDELSKNRALKESIPDWMDELGVKELGEKVWAKEIAAQNQPAKVILRTNTLKGTKESLRNTLMDLNIETEYLKDQPEALVLKERANVFLTDAFKQGLFEVQDANSQLVAGFLDVQPGMRVVDTCAGAGGKTLHMASLMNNKGQLIAMDLYESKLKQLKLRAKRNGAFNIEYRIIDSTKVIKKLHEKADRVLIDAPCSGLGVLKRNPDSKWKLQPEFIDNIRKVQSEVLESYSKIVKPGGKLVYATCSVLPSENQEQVEKFLKTEIGQQFTFVEDRKMLASESGFDGFYMALLERKK; encoded by the coding sequence ATGAGATTACACAGAAATTTAGTTTATACTACCATCGATTCTTTGAATGCAATTTTCAATGAAGGTGAATATGCAGATAAAGTGGTAGCCAGAGCATTAAAAAAAGACAAACGCTGGGGGAGTTCAGACAGGAAGTTTGTTGCTGAAACGATATACGAAATTGTCCGCTGGAAACGTCTTTATGCAGAAATTGCAGAAGTAAAAGAACCATACGACAGGGATAATTTATGGAGAATGTTTGCCGTTTGGGCAGTATTGAGAGGATATCCTATCCCGGACTGGAGACAGCTGGAAGGAACTCCCGAAAGAAAAATAAAAGGCCGTTTTGATGAATTATCTAAAAACAGAGCCTTAAAAGAATCTATTCCGGACTGGATGGATGAACTCGGTGTAAAAGAACTTGGCGAAAAAGTTTGGGCCAAAGAAATTGCAGCTCAAAACCAGCCTGCTAAAGTTATTTTAAGAACCAATACACTTAAAGGAACTAAGGAAAGCCTGAGAAACACCTTAATGGATTTAAATATCGAAACTGAATATTTAAAAGATCAGCCGGAAGCTTTGGTTTTAAAAGAAAGAGCAAACGTATTTTTAACCGACGCTTTTAAACAAGGTCTTTTTGAAGTTCAGGATGCCAACTCTCAATTAGTTGCCGGTTTTTTAGACGTACAACCAGGAATGCGCGTCGTAGATACCTGCGCAGGAGCGGGAGGTAAAACACTCCACATGGCTTCCTTAATGAACAATAAAGGTCAGTTAATTGCTATGGATTTGTATGAAAGCAAATTAAAGCAGTTAAAATTAAGAGCTAAAAGAAACGGTGCTTTCAATATCGAATACCGCATTATTGACAGCACAAAGGTGATTAAAAAATTACACGAAAAAGCAGATCGTGTTTTAATTGATGCACCCTGCAGCGGATTGGGGGTTTTAAAAAGGAACCCTGATTCGAAATGGAAATTACAGCCTGAATTTATCGACAATATCCGTAAAGTTCAGAGCGAGGTTTTAGAAAGTTATTCTAAAATTGTAAAACCAGGTGGAAAATTAGTGTACGCTACCTGTTCTGTTTTACCTTCAGAAAATCAGGAACAAGTTGAAAAATTCCTAAAAACCGAAATCGGACAGCAGTTTACTTTTGTAGAAGACCGCAAAATGCTGGCTTCGGAATCTGGTTTTGACGGATTCTATATGGCTTTATTGGAACGCAAAAAGTAA